A stretch of the Actinomyces qiguomingii genome encodes the following:
- a CDS encoding ammonia-forming cytochrome c nitrite reductase subunit c552: MSTQRDDAAMDDPENHKAAEADDVETTASEPDDAAEADEVTDPDLDDGEDTDSTAGAAGGKTRSDRSRKWVPAVVLVTVAVAAGALTWLLTTIFEHKQESAASFTEVVELTDTSYDPQVWGQNFPIQYEQYRKTIEDTDGDFIAVTPTADDPREYHTVSRIDAETRAQRMWRGYPFSYDYTEPRGHEWALVDQRYTERTDDRFNQPGTCLNCHASMPAVYDELGDGDREAGFHAMNAMSFKDAYEHTSGSIACIDCHDPQTMELTITRPAFVDGIRKAKAAEGIADYDVNRDATNQEMRTYVCAQCHVEYYFAGDSKTLTFPWDKGLTVYDAMDYYDEIGWTDFTHEESGADVLKAQHPDFETWAQGIHAANGVTCADCHMPYNRVGAAKVSNHQIMSPMANDETINASCLTCHHSTAQEMRERVDGIQTRWQGSLNVSFTALDALITDITDAAANGTASADDLDKARDYQRKSQFVVDYSFSENGRGFHAPDYSISILNQATDWARSGQLVLRGVDVENGVGPVVSLPNMPGDGN, from the coding sequence ATGAGTACCCAGAGGGATGACGCTGCGATGGATGACCCCGAGAACCACAAGGCCGCCGAGGCGGATGACGTCGAGACGACCGCCTCCGAGCCGGATGACGCCGCCGAGGCGGATGAGGTGACCGACCCCGATCTGGATGACGGGGAGGACACCGACTCCACCGCGGGCGCCGCCGGCGGGAAGACCCGCTCCGACCGGTCCCGAAAATGGGTGCCGGCCGTGGTGCTGGTGACCGTGGCCGTGGCCGCGGGCGCCCTGACCTGGCTGCTGACCACGATTTTCGAGCACAAGCAGGAGTCGGCGGCCTCCTTCACCGAAGTGGTGGAGCTGACCGACACCTCCTACGATCCGCAGGTGTGGGGGCAGAACTTCCCCATCCAGTACGAGCAGTACCGCAAGACCATCGAAGACACCGACGGCGACTTCATCGCCGTCACCCCCACGGCCGACGACCCGCGCGAGTACCACACCGTTTCACGCATTGACGCCGAGACTCGGGCGCAAAGAATGTGGCGCGGCTACCCCTTCTCCTACGATTACACCGAGCCGCGCGGACACGAGTGGGCACTGGTGGATCAGCGCTACACCGAGCGCACCGATGATCGATTCAACCAGCCCGGCACCTGCCTGAACTGCCACGCCTCCATGCCCGCGGTCTACGACGAATTGGGTGACGGCGACCGTGAAGCGGGTTTCCACGCCATGAACGCCATGAGCTTCAAGGACGCCTACGAGCACACCTCCGGCTCCATCGCCTGTATCGACTGCCACGATCCGCAGACCATGGAGCTGACCATCACTCGTCCGGCCTTCGTCGACGGCATCCGCAAGGCCAAGGCGGCCGAAGGCATTGCTGACTATGACGTCAACCGTGACGCCACCAACCAGGAGATGCGCACCTACGTGTGCGCCCAGTGCCACGTCGAGTACTACTTCGCCGGCGACTCCAAGACCCTGACCTTCCCGTGGGACAAGGGACTGACGGTTTACGACGCCATGGACTACTACGACGAGATCGGCTGGACCGACTTCACCCACGAAGAGTCCGGAGCCGACGTACTCAAGGCGCAGCACCCCGATTTCGAGACCTGGGCGCAGGGCATTCACGCCGCCAACGGCGTGACCTGTGCCGACTGCCACATGCCCTACAACCGGGTCGGTGCCGCCAAGGTGTCCAACCACCAGATCATGAGCCCGATGGCCAATGACGAGACCATCAACGCATCCTGCCTGACCTGCCACCACTCCACCGCGCAGGAGATGCGCGAGCGGGTGGACGGCATCCAAACGCGTTGGCAGGGATCGCTGAATGTCTCCTTCACCGCCCTGGACGCACTGATCACCGACATCACCGACGCCGCTGCGAACGGAACCGCCTCCGCGGATGATCTGGACAAGGCCCGCGACTACCAGCGCAAGTCCCAGTTCGTAGTCGACTACTCCTTCTCCGAGAACGGCCGGGGCTTCCATGCCCCCGACTACTCGATCTCCATCCTCAACCAGGCCACCGACTGGGCCCGCTCCGGGCAGTTGGTGCTGCGCGGCGTGGACGTCGAGAACGGGGTCGGCCCGGTGGTCTCCTTGCCGAACATGCCCGGTGACGGGAACTGA
- the nrfH gene encoding cytochrome c nitrite reductase small subunit — protein MVRLVKAIWRGYTRLFTGWARVALAALLGVVLGVGGFTVYYSGVIDYLGDDPATCANCHAMDDHYEAWQRSSHHDVTTCNSCHLPHDNVVHKYLNKADNGFWHALKFTFQNYPENMQIREHNREITEAACLYCHGDFVDQATNSSTHKDETVSCIRCHDGVGHMR, from the coding sequence GTGGTACGTCTTGTTAAGGCGATATGGCGCGGTTACACGCGCCTGTTCACCGGCTGGGCGCGGGTAGCGCTGGCGGCGCTGCTGGGCGTCGTACTGGGGGTGGGCGGCTTCACGGTGTACTACTCGGGAGTGATCGACTACCTCGGTGACGATCCGGCCACCTGCGCCAACTGTCACGCGATGGATGATCACTACGAGGCCTGGCAGCGCAGCAGCCATCACGACGTTACCACCTGCAACTCCTGCCACCTGCCGCATGACAACGTGGTCCACAAGTACCTCAACAAGGCTGACAACGGCTTCTGGCACGCGCTGAAGTTCACGTTCCAGAACTACCCGGAGAACATGCAGATCCGCGAGCACAACCGTGAGATCACCGAGGCGGCCTGCCTCTACTGCCACGGCGACTTCGTCGACCAGGCCACCAACAGTTCCACCCACAAGGACGAGACGGTGTCGTGCATCCGCTGTCACGATGGCGTCGGGCATATGAGGTGA
- a CDS encoding SDR family NAD(P)-dependent oxidoreductase: MGTALITGATSGIGLELAWQLAEAHHDLVLVARTRERLDQIATQISQAAGVGVQVIAADLSVADNVTRVAERLRVGRPATGLSAGAARPDVPHTVEQVAARPIDLLVNNAGFAVGQSFTAGDLGQEHRALNVMVGAVLELTHAAIPGMIARGHGAVLNVSSVTALTAMGTYAAHKAWVRTFTEGLASELRGTGVTATVVNPGLTRTEFHDRAGMEADWPRVAWLRTQDVARDALAAVRRGQVICTPSLRYRGVNALLRLAPRGVVRRVAGHAGARTRY; this comes from the coding sequence ATGGGAACCGCACTCATTACCGGTGCCACCAGCGGCATCGGCCTGGAACTGGCCTGGCAGCTGGCCGAGGCCCACCACGACCTCGTCCTCGTCGCCCGCACCCGGGAGCGATTGGACCAAATCGCCACCCAGATAAGCCAGGCAGCGGGCGTCGGTGTGCAGGTGATCGCCGCGGACCTGTCGGTTGCTGACAACGTCACCCGCGTAGCCGAGCGGCTGCGCGTTGGGCGTCCCGCCACCGGCCTCTCGGCGGGAGCTGCGCGCCCGGATGTTCCGCACACCGTCGAGCAGGTGGCCGCCCGGCCCATCGACCTGCTGGTCAACAATGCCGGTTTCGCGGTCGGGCAGTCCTTCACCGCTGGGGATCTGGGCCAGGAGCACCGCGCGCTGAACGTCATGGTCGGTGCCGTCCTGGAACTGACCCATGCCGCCATCCCGGGCATGATCGCCCGCGGTCACGGGGCGGTCCTGAACGTCTCCTCCGTGACGGCACTGACCGCCATGGGTACCTATGCGGCGCATAAGGCGTGGGTGCGCACCTTCACCGAGGGGTTGGCTAGCGAACTGCGCGGCACGGGCGTCACGGCCACCGTGGTCAACCCCGGCCTGACCCGCACGGAGTTCCACGATCGTGCCGGCATGGAGGCGGATTGGCCCCGAGTCGCCTGGCTGCGCACGCAGGACGTGGCCCGAGATGCGCTCGCGGCGGTGCGGCGCGGTCAGGTCATCTGCACGCCATCACTGCGTTATCGCGGCGTCAACGCACTGCTGCGGCTGGCGCCCCGCGGAGTGGTGCGGCGCGTTGCGGGCCACGCCGGCGCGCGGACTCGCTACTGA
- a CDS encoding exodeoxyribonuclease III translates to MRLATWNVNSARTRVDRIVDFLERREVDVLAMQETKCRPDQFPRAPFEAAGYELAVHGLNQWNGVAIASRVGLVDVVTAFPGQPGWAAKTGAEPVVEARALAATVGGTSTGDPVRLWSLYVPNGRELTHPHYRYKLAWLAALRDAAAAWLATEPGQSLALVGDWNVAPRDEDVWDMSVFEDATHVSAPERAALEELEATGLTEVTRERVTNYTYWDYQQLRFPRNEGMRIDFVYGSAAFAARVRGASIDRDERKGKGPSDHVPVVVDLD, encoded by the coding sequence ATGCGTCTGGCCACCTGGAACGTGAACTCCGCCCGCACCCGAGTCGATCGGATCGTGGACTTCCTTGAGCGCCGGGAGGTGGACGTGCTGGCCATGCAGGAGACCAAGTGCCGCCCCGATCAGTTCCCACGCGCCCCCTTCGAGGCGGCCGGCTACGAACTGGCCGTGCATGGGCTGAACCAGTGGAATGGCGTGGCCATCGCCTCCAGAGTGGGGCTGGTAGATGTTGTCACCGCCTTCCCCGGGCAGCCCGGCTGGGCGGCGAAGACGGGGGCTGAGCCGGTGGTGGAGGCGCGGGCACTTGCAGCCACCGTGGGCGGCACTTCCACAGGCGACCCGGTGCGGCTGTGGAGCCTGTACGTGCCCAATGGGCGGGAACTGACCCACCCGCACTACCGGTACAAGCTGGCCTGGCTGGCGGCGCTGCGCGACGCCGCGGCCGCCTGGTTGGCGACAGAGCCGGGCCAGTCACTGGCGCTGGTGGGCGACTGGAATGTGGCACCGCGAGACGAGGACGTGTGGGATATGAGCGTCTTCGAGGACGCCACGCATGTGTCCGCCCCGGAGCGGGCGGCGCTGGAGGAGCTGGAGGCGACCGGCCTGACCGAGGTCACGCGCGAGCGCGTCACCAACTACACCTACTGGGACTACCAGCAGCTGCGTTTCCCGCGTAATGAGGGCATGCGCATCGACTTTGTCTACGGCTCGGCGGCCTTCGCGGCGCGCGTACGCGGCGCCTCCATCGACCGGGACGAGCGCAAGGGCAAGGGCCCGAGCGACCACGTGCCCGTCGTGGTCGACCTCGACTGA
- a CDS encoding serine hydrolase domain-containing protein: protein MPAPVGPEALPAVTAFDFPIALIANELRTDADTGAPSAPDTRPRFRTLAEVGDVRAIFPLASLTKPLVAWSALVAADRHLLDLGAPAAPGLPGATICDLLAHASGIAFDSDSVLAPPRHRRIYSNRGFEILGRLLEEATATPLEAWVETSVLEPLGMESVRIPSSPAHSGTGCAADLAAFARELAAPTLVSPALAAAARRPVHPGLSGVLPGYGRQVANDFGLGLEVRGAKQPHWTAPTSSPETFGHFGQSGSFIWVDPVARRQAVFLGARSFGAVHRENWPALNAQLLAL from the coding sequence GTGCCCGCCCCGGTCGGGCCGGAGGCCCTCCCCGCCGTAACGGCTTTCGACTTCCCCATCGCGCTCATCGCCAATGAACTCCGCACGGACGCGGACACCGGCGCCCCCTCAGCTCCCGACACGCGACCCCGCTTCCGCACCCTGGCCGAGGTGGGCGATGTTCGCGCCATATTTCCACTCGCCTCCCTGACCAAGCCGCTGGTCGCCTGGAGCGCACTGGTCGCCGCCGACCGGCACCTGCTGGACCTCGGCGCGCCCGCTGCGCCCGGGCTTCCCGGCGCCACCATCTGCGACCTGCTCGCCCACGCCTCCGGTATCGCCTTCGACTCCGACTCCGTCTTGGCGCCGCCGCGCCACCGCCGCATCTACTCCAACCGTGGCTTCGAGATCCTCGGTCGGCTCTTGGAGGAGGCGACCGCCACCCCACTCGAGGCGTGGGTAGAGACCAGCGTACTCGAGCCCCTGGGCATGGAGAGCGTCCGTATCCCCAGTTCGCCTGCCCACTCGGGGACGGGTTGCGCCGCCGACCTGGCCGCCTTCGCCCGCGAGCTTGCGGCCCCAACCCTCGTCTCGCCCGCTCTTGCCGCAGCCGCACGCCGCCCCGTCCACCCCGGCCTGTCGGGCGTACTGCCCGGATACGGGCGTCAGGTCGCAAATGACTTCGGCCTCGGTCTGGAGGTCCGCGGCGCCAAACAGCCGCACTGGACCGCCCCGACGAGCAGCCCCGAGACCTTCGGCCACTTTGGCCAGTCCGGATCATTCATCTGGGTCGATCCGGTGGCTCGCCGCCAGGCGGTGTTCCTGGGCGCGCGCTCCTTCGGCGCCGTGCACCGGGAAAATTGGCCCGCGCTCAACGCCCAGCTACTCGCCCTGTGA
- a CDS encoding NADPH-dependent oxidoreductase, with amino-acid sequence MTTTPDNEPAAPAGVTSAPTDALTTPATTPVTNTTIATQLAHRTIRAYTSEPVAEDVVSTLLDVARQAASSSFQQQVTVIRVQDPAVREQLHLASGQPYVGGERGELFVFVVDLHRNAVIRERAGASLEPLERTALFLQGVEDAVIAAQNMVVAAESLGLGTVYLGSIIGDVRRVITALGLPKRTYPLLGLLVGHPAQEPQYKPRLPREIVTSVDTYPDLDAHVDALAAYDSEVQQYYDLRDTNNRVDSFTTQITRALGGGPASQAPVLDVLHEQLLCLH; translated from the coding sequence ATGACGACCACGCCCGACAATGAGCCCGCCGCGCCGGCTGGAGTCACCAGCGCCCCCACCGACGCCTTGACCACCCCCGCGACCACCCCGGTCACCAACACCACCATCGCCACCCAGCTGGCCCACCGCACCATCCGCGCCTACACCTCCGAGCCGGTGGCTGAGGACGTGGTGTCCACCCTGCTAGATGTCGCCCGTCAGGCTGCCAGCTCCTCCTTCCAGCAGCAGGTCACCGTCATCCGGGTCCAGGACCCCGCGGTGCGCGAACAGCTCCACCTCGCCTCCGGCCAGCCCTACGTGGGTGGGGAGCGCGGCGAACTGTTCGTGTTCGTCGTGGATCTGCACCGCAACGCCGTCATCCGCGAACGGGCCGGTGCCTCCCTGGAGCCGCTCGAGCGCACCGCCCTGTTCCTCCAGGGCGTTGAGGACGCCGTCATCGCCGCCCAGAACATGGTGGTCGCGGCCGAGTCGCTGGGCCTGGGCACCGTCTACCTCGGCTCCATCATCGGTGATGTGCGCCGCGTCATCACCGCCCTGGGCTTGCCCAAGCGCACCTACCCGCTGCTCGGCCTGCTGGTGGGCCACCCCGCCCAGGAGCCCCAGTACAAGCCCCGCCTGCCCCGCGAGATCGTCACCTCCGTGGACACCTACCCCGACCTTGACGCCCACGTCGACGCCTTGGCCGCCTACGACTCCGAGGTCCAGCAGTACTACGACCTGCGCGACACCAACAACCGCGTCGACTCCTTCACCACCCAGATCACCCGCGCACTGGGCGGCGGCCCGGCCTCGCAGGCCCCCGTGCTAGACGTCCTGCACGAGCAGCTGCTCTGCCTGCACTGA
- a CDS encoding 3'-5' exonuclease has product MPFYHRARLPLRQTLQPRPAEAAVGGDLSEVGYAVVDLETTGLSPAADWIIEIGLVLTGPDGAVERSWSTLVNPGDTVDVGPTHIHGLVAADLAGAPTLADVADLLVRDLAGRAVVAHNARFDVGFLTQALGGLDHLERGARVPRVCTMELARHFMATPSRRLVTCCETAGVQIGRHHTALDDALASAGLLRHYLAVGRERGEEPVAWSRSLAEAAAFNGWRWSETAARAQESHLMPRRGEGVLRQVDSVRR; this is encoded by the coding sequence ATGCCCTTCTATCACCGCGCGCGTCTGCCGCTGCGTCAGACCCTTCAACCCCGTCCGGCTGAGGCCGCCGTGGGCGGCGACCTTTCTGAGGTGGGCTACGCCGTAGTCGACCTGGAGACCACGGGACTGTCTCCGGCGGCGGACTGGATCATTGAGATCGGGCTGGTGCTGACCGGACCGGACGGGGCGGTGGAGCGGAGCTGGTCGACCCTGGTGAACCCGGGAGACACCGTCGACGTGGGCCCCACACATATTCATGGGCTCGTGGCCGCGGATCTGGCGGGGGCTCCGACCCTGGCCGACGTCGCCGACCTGCTGGTGCGCGACCTGGCGGGACGGGCGGTGGTGGCCCACAATGCGCGCTTTGACGTCGGTTTTCTCACCCAGGCGCTGGGCGGTCTGGATCATTTGGAGCGCGGGGCGCGGGTGCCGAGGGTGTGCACCATGGAGCTGGCGCGGCATTTCATGGCCACCCCGTCACGGCGACTGGTGACCTGCTGTGAGACTGCCGGGGTTCAGATCGGGCGACACCACACTGCGCTCGATGATGCTCTGGCCAGTGCCGGGTTGCTGCGCCATTACCTGGCGGTGGGGCGTGAGCGCGGGGAAGAGCCGGTTGCCTGGTCGCGCTCGCTGGCGGAGGCGGCGGCCTTCAATGGCTGGCGCTGGAGTGAGACGGCCGCCCGCGCCCAGGAGTCCCATCTGATGCCGCGCCGCGGCGAGGGCGTGCTGCGACAGGTCGACAGCGTCCGCCGTTAG
- a CDS encoding PrsW family glutamic-type intramembrane protease — MTEGRAEWWEVLRDRLSDTVWFGRLVRFRVVCSWLAAVVVLVGLVVSPTLRAALGAWIGCLWLLLCWFVLARAKTVSWALVSGMLAAAMVWAGVIAATSTWISELAEVGVSSTAASVVVAPLVEEVGKLVPLAALALAAPGRIRRLLASDWLVLGVACGAGFEAVEEMARRIVILETQPSLFGALDLLTCSYQGVGDLECLGATMFSLSPFSGQAGEYLVFAGHAILTGLVAGTLGTAIAVWRRCGGMVGWRRVVVRAACTLAPLWALWVVMVDHAGRNASHYGPWSQTGDQAPWWPVGATSTLTLGGHGRGWMLLGLLGVAWLLDVRVLWEGGYTLSLEGDDGGGRWGPWRLRRIKALRYDRWRSLRAVTIDLVATTGIEWRWAYRTLLEAAGTRRPGLLAIAPARLRIGREEAVRAVLDSVPQRWWPWRLAGMGVLGAAAGLVALTPALAGVLEAQLNDSGSLWWLAGILHALGTWWESLSLEQKAALVFFVGAVVVLTGGTLGLAFELGMGAATFFDAAHGAADLMRDPLGTVRRYLSTHTPAEIVMDLALAGLTILGGGTASAMGGQVARGAHWASRQAARQARYEYWLWRNDRAAWRNYVKQRNRAVRAHLADETGGVKPGLFDPRAGKHYPGVRKPVRGSSEGGVGTWGKGKNNSPSWRSATYEEQVTGVRVQDSYFVGGKEFDGFKDGALIEAKGEGLANLMNKPWGEHVVDDAVDQAWEQVAAVRATGTNTPIHWHIAEKEFYDRLLYLQTKGKFASEVKLFFTPPNYY, encoded by the coding sequence TTGACTGAGGGTCGTGCGGAGTGGTGGGAGGTGCTGCGCGACCGGTTGAGCGATACGGTCTGGTTCGGGCGTTTGGTGCGGTTTCGTGTGGTGTGTTCGTGGTTGGCGGCGGTGGTGGTGCTGGTGGGGCTGGTTGTATCGCCGACGTTGAGGGCGGCCCTGGGCGCGTGGATCGGCTGCCTGTGGCTGCTGCTGTGCTGGTTTGTCCTGGCACGGGCGAAGACAGTGTCTTGGGCGTTGGTGTCCGGGATGCTGGCGGCGGCGATGGTGTGGGCGGGGGTTATCGCTGCGACAAGCACGTGGATCTCGGAACTGGCGGAAGTGGGGGTGTCCTCTACGGCCGCTTCGGTGGTGGTGGCCCCGTTGGTGGAGGAGGTGGGCAAGCTGGTGCCGCTGGCGGCGCTGGCTTTGGCGGCTCCGGGGCGGATACGGCGGCTGCTGGCGAGCGACTGGCTGGTGCTGGGTGTTGCCTGTGGTGCAGGGTTTGAGGCGGTTGAGGAGATGGCGCGTCGTATCGTCATCTTGGAGACACAGCCGAGCCTGTTCGGTGCGCTGGATTTGTTGACATGTTCCTACCAGGGTGTCGGTGATTTGGAGTGCTTGGGTGCGACCATGTTTTCCCTCAGTCCGTTTTCGGGGCAGGCGGGGGAGTATCTGGTTTTCGCGGGACACGCGATCCTCACCGGCCTGGTGGCCGGGACGTTGGGGACGGCAATCGCCGTGTGGCGCCGGTGCGGAGGCATGGTCGGTTGGAGGCGGGTGGTGGTGCGCGCCGCGTGCACGCTGGCGCCGTTGTGGGCACTGTGGGTCGTGATGGTGGATCACGCTGGCCGCAACGCCAGTCACTATGGGCCTTGGTCGCAGACCGGGGACCAGGCGCCGTGGTGGCCGGTGGGAGCTACCTCAACGCTGACGCTGGGCGGGCACGGGCGCGGCTGGATGCTGCTGGGACTGCTCGGTGTGGCGTGGCTGTTGGACGTGCGCGTCTTGTGGGAGGGGGGTTATACGCTGTCGCTTGAGGGCGACGACGGCGGTGGCCGGTGGGGGCCGTGGCGTCTGCGGCGTATCAAGGCGCTGCGTTATGACCGTTGGCGGTCGTTGCGGGCGGTGACGATCGATCTGGTAGCCACCACCGGAATTGAGTGGCGGTGGGCGTACCGCACGCTGTTGGAGGCGGCCGGTACTCGCCGGCCGGGGCTGTTGGCGATCGCTCCGGCGAGGTTGCGTATTGGGCGGGAGGAGGCGGTTCGCGCAGTCCTGGACTCCGTGCCGCAGCGCTGGTGGCCCTGGCGGCTCGCCGGTATGGGGGTGCTGGGAGCGGCGGCCGGCCTGGTGGCGCTGACACCCGCCCTGGCCGGCGTGTTGGAGGCGCAGTTGAACGACTCGGGCTCCTTGTGGTGGTTGGCGGGGATTCTCCACGCCTTGGGGACCTGGTGGGAGAGTTTGAGCCTGGAGCAGAAGGCCGCCTTGGTGTTCTTCGTCGGGGCGGTGGTGGTGCTCACCGGCGGGACCTTGGGGTTGGCCTTCGAGCTCGGCATGGGTGCTGCCACCTTCTTCGACGCCGCCCACGGGGCCGCTGATCTGATGCGCGACCCGTTGGGGACGGTGCGGCGTTACCTGTCTACTCACACGCCCGCTGAGATCGTCATGGATCTGGCACTGGCGGGGCTGACGATCCTGGGTGGAGGCACTGCCAGCGCCATGGGCGGGCAGGTCGCCCGCGGCGCTCACTGGGCGTCCCGCCAGGCCGCCCGCCAGGCGCGCTACGAGTACTGGCTGTGGCGTAATGACCGGGCCGCCTGGCGTAATTACGTCAAACAACGCAACCGGGCTGTGCGCGCCCACCTGGCCGATGAGACAGGTGGGGTAAAGCCCGGTTTGTTCGATCCGCGTGCCGGCAAGCACTACCCCGGCGTGCGCAAACCCGTACGCGGGTCCAGTGAGGGCGGGGTGGGCACCTGGGGCAAGGGCAAGAACAACAGCCCCTCCTGGCGCTCGGCGACCTATGAGGAGCAGGTCACCGGCGTACGCGTGCAAGACTCCTACTTCGTGGGCGGCAAGGAGTTCGACGGCTTCAAAGACGGCGCGCTCATCGAGGCAAAGGGCGAGGGCCTGGCCAACCTCATGAACAAACCCTGGGGCGAACATGTTGTCGATGACGCCGTCGACCAGGCGTGGGAGCAGGTCGCGGCAGTGCGCGCCACCGGCACCAACACCCCCATACACTGGCACATAGCCGAAAAAGAATTCTACGACCGACTCCTGTACCTCCAAACAAAAGGTAAATTCGCTTCCGAGGTCAAGCTGTTCTTCACCCCGCCCAACTACTACTAA
- a CDS encoding Imm52 family immunity protein yields MKWELDFKNQRPGLDRRMDESIARAWEFMQAIKPYDPTFHRWRETARTKAQAEANPNIETLDQLRQAVYASADPELPGVIRSFFSGDIDADGSSLSIQLGMPSPDTHFISLQTGHTLGARIDTDEDFTDWLIYTGARIINPTIGALTREDYKPRNINIDGPEPYDYVPGWKMFFHRDSPHWPQAHALANKTMPVAEGAILTYGTPDTYTQTLNQWPRPQNPQEGQPS; encoded by the coding sequence ATGAAATGGGAACTAGATTTCAAGAATCAGCGTCCGGGCCTGGACCGGCGTATGGACGAGTCGATCGCCAGGGCGTGGGAGTTCATGCAGGCGATCAAGCCGTATGACCCCACCTTCCACCGGTGGCGGGAAACCGCCCGCACCAAGGCCCAGGCCGAGGCCAACCCCAACATCGAAACCCTCGACCAACTCCGCCAGGCCGTCTACGCAAGCGCCGACCCCGAACTCCCCGGCGTCATCAGATCATTCTTCAGCGGCGACATCGACGCCGACGGCAGCAGCCTCAGCATCCAGCTGGGCATGCCCAGTCCCGACACCCATTTCATAAGCCTGCAAACAGGGCATACCCTGGGGGCGCGTATTGACACCGATGAGGATTTCACCGACTGGCTGATATACACCGGCGCCCGCATTATCAACCCCACCATCGGCGCACTGACCAGAGAAGACTACAAGCCCCGCAACATCAACATCGACGGACCCGAACCATACGACTACGTACCCGGCTGGAAGATGTTCTTCCACCGCGACTCCCCCCACTGGCCCCAGGCCCACGCCCTAGCCAACAAGACCATGCCCGTAGCCGAGGGCGCCATCCTCACCTACGGCACCCCCGACACCTACACCCAAACCCTCAACCAATGGCCCCGCCCCCAAAACCCACAAGAAGGCCAGCCGTCATGA
- the dcd gene encoding dCTP deaminase has product MLLSDRDIRAELESGHVGLEPYDPEMIQPASIDVRLDRWFRLFDNHRYPVIDPAVEQDRLTHLVDVGPDEPLVLHPGEFVLGSSYERVTLPDDIAARLEGKSSLGRLGLLTHSTAGFIDPGFSGHVTLELSNTATMPIKLWPGMKVGQLCFFRLSSPAVAPYGQGATGSRYQGQRGPTASRSHLSFHRIRITDPGPPVDDESARGWASDSEGAEA; this is encoded by the coding sequence GTGCTGCTTTCCGACCGTGACATCCGTGCAGAACTCGAATCCGGTCACGTCGGCCTCGAGCCCTACGACCCGGAGATGATTCAGCCCGCCTCCATCGACGTGCGCCTGGACCGCTGGTTCCGCCTGTTTGACAATCACCGCTACCCGGTGATCGATCCCGCCGTCGAGCAGGACCGGCTCACCCACCTGGTCGACGTCGGCCCCGACGAGCCGCTCGTACTGCATCCGGGCGAGTTCGTGCTCGGCTCCTCCTATGAGCGCGTCACCCTGCCCGATGACATCGCCGCCCGGCTGGAGGGCAAGTCCAGCCTGGGGCGCCTGGGGCTGCTCACCCACTCAACCGCAGGTTTCATCGACCCCGGTTTCTCCGGGCATGTCACCCTGGAACTTTCGAACACCGCCACCATGCCCATCAAGCTGTGGCCGGGCATGAAGGTCGGGCAGCTGTGCTTCTTCAGGCTGTCCTCGCCCGCCGTCGCCCCCTACGGGCAGGGCGCGACCGGTTCGCGCTATCAGGGGCAACGGGGTCCGACGGCGTCGCGCTCACACCTGTCCTTCCACCGTATCCGCATCACCGACCCCGGACCCCCAGTCGACGACGAGTCGGCACGTGGCTGGGCGTCGGACTCCGAAGGTGCCGAGGCATGA